From the Candidatus Neomarinimicrobiota bacterium genome, one window contains:
- the rpsG gene encoding 30S ribosomal protein S7 gives MRRRRPERREVPPDPVYGDEMVQKFINNAMRKGKKGIAEKNFYQAMDLVSSRTKGDPLEMFHKAMNNVKPLLEVKSRRIGGATYQIPMEVQKRRGYALATRWILASVGNRKGHSMAENLAAEFIDAANGEGGAIKKKDDTHRMAEANKAFAHYR, from the coding sequence ATGAGAAGACGTCGACCTGAAAGGAGAGAAGTTCCGCCGGATCCAGTTTACGGTGATGAGATGGTGCAGAAGTTCATCAACAATGCGATGAGAAAGGGGAAGAAAGGGATAGCCGAAAAGAATTTCTACCAGGCGATGGACCTGGTCTCTTCAAGGACAAAGGGCGATCCTCTTGAAATGTTTCATAAAGCCATGAACAACGTAAAGCCCCTCCTCGAGGTGAAATCGAGGCGGATTGGTGGAGCCACCTATCAGATTCCCATGGAGGTACAGAAGCGCAGGGGTTATGCCCTCGCAACGCGCTGGATTCTGGCCAGTGTCGGAAACCGAAAGGGTCACAGCATGGCTGAAAACCTGGCCGCCGAGTTTATCGATGCAGCCAACGGCGAAGGCGGTGCCATTAAGAAGAAGGATGACACCCACAGAATGGCAGAGGCCAACAAGGCGTTTGCACATTACCGGTGA
- the rpsL gene encoding 30S ribosomal protein S12 has product LRKVAKVRLSNGIEVIAYIPGEGHNLQEHSIVLIEGGRVKDLPGVRYHIVRGTMDTAGVADRKTSRSRYGTKRPR; this is encoded by the coding sequence CTCAGAAAGGTGGCCAAGGTTCGGCTGTCCAACGGTATTGAGGTGATTGCCTACATACCCGGTGAAGGCCACAATTTGCAGGAACACTCCATTGTTCTGATTGAAGGGGGCAGAGTCAAGGATCTCCCCGGTGTACGTTATCATATTGTGCGGGGAACGATGGATACGGCGGGTGTCGCCGATCGTAAAACGAGCCGTTCCCGTTATGGAACCAAAAGGCCGAGATAA